GCCGCGATGCTCGCTCATGAAGCGGTCGAACTCCTCGCGGTCCTTGGCCTTGCGCAGATTGGCCATATATTCGTGGAAGGCGTCGATCTCGGCGTCGAGACGGGCGCGTTCCTCTTCGAGGCGGCGAAGCTGCTCGGAGCGATATTCGTCGAAAGCGGCATTGCCCGACGATCCGTGTTCGCTGCGGCCGAAGCCGCGATGCATGTTATTGCCGCGCATATAGCTCATTCCCTTATTCCAATAACCTTGGGCCTTTTCGGCGGAGCCGCCGAATTTTTCGCCCCACAGGATATAGCCGAGCACGGCCAGGCCCAGCGGCCAGAACAGGATGAAGCCCAGCACCATGAGGGCGATGGTCAACGGGGACCATTGTGGTTTGATGATTGCAGTGTTCATGTCGTTTCGTCTCCCAGTCATGATATTCGTTAGGTGGTCCCGATGGAGGCAGGATCAAGAATGTGCCCGTGTTTTTTTTATCTTGAAATTGCCCATCTCCTTCCTATACGGACCGATTTCAGGGCATATCGCCGCGAAAAATCGTATCCGGGCGTCCATCCGATGCGCTAAGACAGGTTCATGAACGGTCTGGCTCCCACCTCGCCTCTGCCGCCCGCAGGCTGGCGCCCGCTGCGCCTGCAGACGCTGCTGCTGCTGCGCTGGCTGGCCGTGGCCGGACAGATCACCGGCGTACTCTTCGTCTATCTGGGGCTAGGGTTCCCGCTGCCGCTCTGGGAATGCATGGGGCTCATCGCCTTGTCGGCGGCGCTCAATATCGGGCTGGTCTGGCGCTATGGTACCAATCTGCGGCTCTCCTCGCCGGTGGCGGCGCTGCAACTGACTTTCGACCTCTGCCAGCTCGGCGGTCTGCTGGCGCTGACCGGCGGTCTGCAAAATCCGTTCTCGCTGCTGCTTCTGGCGCCCGTTTCGGTCTCCGCCAGCACCCTGCCGCAGCGTCAGGCCTATCTCGTCGCCTTCCTCGCCTGCCTCATCGCCTCGCTGATCTCGGTGCTGCACCTGCCCCTGCCTTGGGACCCGACCGCGCCGCTGGCCTTCAACCGCATCTATGTCATCGGCATCTGGGTCTCGATCATTTGCGGCGTGGTCTTCATTTCCACCTATACCAATCGCGTCGCCCACGATTCCCGCCAGATCGCCGATGCCCTGGCGGCGACCGAACTGGCCCTGTCCCGCCGCGAACAGCTCTCGGCGCTCGATGGCCTCGCCGCCGCCGCCGCGCATGAACTGGGCACGCCTTTATCCACCATCGCCCTGGCCGCCAAGGAGATGCGCGCCGAGGTGGAGGAGGGCGGTCCACTGGCCGAGGACGTGGAACTGATCATCGAGCAATCGGCCCGCTGCCGCGCCATCCTCGCCAAGCTGCGCAATCTGGGCAATGAGCCGGCCGATCTGTTCGCCGAAGCGCCTCTGACCGATATTCTGGACGAGGTCGCCCGCCCCCATGAGGGCCGCGGCAA
This genomic stretch from Devosia sp. YIM 151766 harbors:
- a CDS encoding ActS/PrrB/RegB family redox-sensitive histidine kinase is translated as MNGLAPTSPLPPAGWRPLRLQTLLLLRWLAVAGQITGVLFVYLGLGFPLPLWECMGLIALSAALNIGLVWRYGTNLRLSSPVAALQLTFDLCQLGGLLALTGGLQNPFSLLLLAPVSVSASTLPQRQAYLVAFLACLIASLISVLHLPLPWDPTAPLAFNRIYVIGIWVSIICGVVFISTYTNRVAHDSRQIADALAATELALSRREQLSALDGLAAAAAHELGTPLSTIALAAKEMRAEVEEGGPLAEDVELIIEQSARCRAILAKLRNLGNEPADLFAEAPLTDILDEVARPHEGRGKAILFYSEQAAGPAPVFPRSVGLLYGLGNLIENATDFAKQSVRIDSAWDQAAITVSITDDGRGFAPELIARLGEPYLTSRPRDPAGSEAHQPGGLGLGIFIAKTLLERTGAKLRFDNADPAGHARVTITWQRNDLNQRPGA
- a CDS encoding DUF2852 domain-containing protein; protein product: MNTAIIKPQWSPLTIALMVLGFILFWPLGLAVLGYILWGEKFGGSAEKAQGYWNKGMSYMRGNNMHRGFGRSEHGSSGNAAFDEYRSEQLRRLEEERARLDAEIDAFHEYMANLRKAKDREEFDRFMSEHRGARQGYGENNQNNWGNPNNG